The Pirellulales bacterium genomic sequence CTCGGCCTGCAAGTCGGGATCGTTTAGCTCGGTATAGGCATTGGCCACTTCCATGCCGTTGACGATCAGCTCAAATCGCTCGGCGATGTCCGGGTTATCACGCTTGCGCTTGGTGAGCGGGCAAGTGCTGGCCGGGTAATCCATCACGAAGACCGGCCCCACAAGTTTGTCTTCCACCTTTTCTTCAAACACTTCGCTCTTGATCACGTCCGGATGCTTGCCGGCGGTGTCGAAGCCGATTTTTTCCGCGAGCACTTTAATTCCAGCCTGGTCATCGCCGGCTACGCCCGTGTGTTGTTGGAATAACTCGTCATACGTCTTGCGGGCAAACGGCGGAGTGAAATTGATCGTAACATCGCCGTAGGGGAGTTCGAAATTGGGCGGGGCGTTTTGGTCGGGTTGCATGGCGCGGATGGCATTGACGATGAGTTTTTCGGTCAAATCCATCATCGAGTGATAATCGCCGTAAGCCTGATACAACTCCAGCATGGTGAATTCCGGATTGTGCCGCGGGCTAATGCCTTCGTTGCGGTAGACACGGCCCAGCTCGAACACGCGCTCCATGCCGCCGACCAACAGCCGCTTGAGATGCAGCTCCAGCGCGATCCGCATGAACAAATCGATATCGAGCGCATTGTGATGCGTTTTGAACGGCCGGGCCGCCGCTCCGCCGGCAATGGAATGCAGCGTGGGCCCCTCGACTTCGACAAACCCTTCCCCCGCCAGCGTTTGGCGGATCGATTGCACAATTTTGGTGCGATTGATAAACCGCGGCAGCACCCCTTCGCCGTGAATTAAATCGAGATAGCGTTGCCGCTGGCGCAATTCTGGATCGCTCAGGCCGTGAAATTTATCGGGGGGTGTTTCCAGCGACTTGGTCAGAAAAAAAAGCTTGTCGACGAAAATCGTTAGCTCGCCGGTTTTTGTGCGCTTCAGTTCGCCATCGACGCCGATTAAATCGCCCAAGTCGAAGCATTGGGCCAGGGACCAATTCTGGTCGCCGACTTGTTTTTTGCCGATATAGAGTTGAATCTGGCCGGTCCAGTCGCGGATGTTGGCGAAAATGAGCTTGCCGGTATCACGCATCAGGACAATGCGGCCAGCGGCACGAACCCGGGGGCCATGCTGCTCGCCATGCTGGCTGCCGGC encodes the following:
- the lysS gene encoding lysine--tRNA ligase — encoded protein: MTHPAGNSSESPGDALEIARREKLRKIVALGIDPWGSRFDGYQAIGEIRRRETEIAVSEPAAGSQHGEQHGPRVRAAGRIVLMRDTGKLIFANIRDWTGQIQLYIGKKQVGDQNWSLAQCFDLGDLIGVDGELKRTKTGELTIFVDKLFFLTKSLETPPDKFHGLSDPELRQRQRYLDLIHGEGVLPRFINRTKIVQSIRQTLAGEGFVEVEGPTLHSIAGGAAARPFKTHHNALDIDLFMRIALELHLKRLLVGGMERVFELGRVYRNEGISPRHNPEFTMLELYQAYGDYHSMMDLTEKLIVNAIRAMQPDQNAPPNFELPYGDVTINFTPPFARKTYDELFQQHTGVAGDDQAGIKVLAEKIGFDTAGKHPDVIKSEVFEEKVEDKLVGPVFVMDYPASTCPLTKRKRDNPDIAERFELIVNGMEVANAYTELNDPDLQAELFSKQLAGQKEEDSMAKMDHDFIRALRHGMPPAGGLGVGIDRLVMLLTNSTSIRDVILFPLLRPEI